The nucleotide sequence CGACCGTGCCGACCGTCACGCCGACGAACGTGTCGAGGACCCGGTCGCGCACCAGCGCGGCCGGGTCCGCCGCGACCGCCATCTGCACCATGATCAGCGCGATCGTCGTCGCGAACAGCATGGCCAGCGCGTAGTTGTGGTCCATCAGGATCTCGACGATGCCCTGGAAGACCATCGCCAGGATCACCAGCGCCCAGTGGGGGAGACCCAGCGCCATGACGCCCGCGGCGAGCAGCACGCCGACCAGCGTGCCGACGAGGCGCTGCAGGCCGCGCGCGACGCGGGCCGTGACGTACGCGCCCGAGAGCGCGGCCACGGAGGCGACCATCGCCCAGTACCAGTGCCCGGCGGCGACGACGAGCCCGGCGCAGCCGGCGAGCGTCGACCCGACGAGGATGGTCAGCGCGACCGGGACCGCCTGCGGGTTCGGCGTCGGCCTCGGGGCCGGGCCCCTGAGGTCCCGCCAGCGACCCCGCACGACGCCGAGGCCCGCGGTGACGAGCAGGCTGAACAGCACGGTGCAGCCGCCCACCACGATCACGTGGCTGAACGAGACGAGCGTCGCGGGCAGGGCCGCCGTCGTGCCGGAGGCGAAGGCCGAGAACAGGCCACCCGGCGGGTGCCACTTCATGACGGCGGCCACCCAGGTGACCACCGAGGCGATGACCGCCACCCCCAGGACGCGCATGGGAGCGGGCGCGTCCAGGTATGACATCCAGGTGCCGAGCAGCATCGCCGAGACCAGCATGACGCCGGCGCTGGCCTGCATCCAGAGCCGCTCGCCGTAGCGGTCATGGCGCCCGTACACGGAGGTGAAGGCCGCGAACGACGCGTACATGCCGAGGTCGAGCCGCCCGACCAGCAGCAGCACGATCAGGGGCACGCCCAGGCATACCGCCGAGCGGACGGCGACGCGAACGCCGCCCTTGTAGGGGCCGATGCGGACCGCGTGGTCGAACACCTCACGGGCGCTGTCCCGCAGGGCCATGGGGGTTCTACTCCGGCGCGCCGCTGCGGCGCAGGACCTCGCTGAGTCGCTCGGCCGCCGCGAGCACGGCGGGCGCGTGCAGTCGGCCGGGGGAGCGGGTGAGGCGCTCGATCGGACCGGAGACGGAGACGGCGGCGATGAGCTTGCCCGACGGGGCCAGGACCGGCGCCGACACCGACGCCACACCGGTCTCGCGCTCGGCCACCGACTGGGCCCAGCCTCGACGGCGAACGGCCTGCAGCGTCGCCAGGGAGAACGAGGCGTGGTCGAGCAGCTTCTCGATCTTGTCCGGCTCCTCCCAGGCCAGCAGCACCTGGGCGGCGGAACCGGCATTCATGGGTAGCTGGGCGCCGATCGGGACGGTGTCGCGCAGGCCGTGGGGGCGCTCGACGGCGGCGACGCAGATGCGCTGGTCGCCCTGCCGGCGGAACAGCTGCACCGACTCGCCGGTGATGTCGCGCAGCCTGCCGAGGATCGGGCCGGCGGTGGCCAGCAGCGGATCCTCGCCTGCGGACTCCGCCAGCTCGATCAGGCGGGGGCCGAGCACGAAGCGGCCCTGGAGGTCGCGCCCGACGAAGCGGTGGTGCTCGAGCGCCACGGCCAGGCGGTGGGCCGTCGGCCGGGCCAGTCCGGTGGCCGTCACGAGGCCGGCGAGGGTCAGGGGATTGTGTTCGAGGGCAGACAGCACGGCGGCCGCCTTGTCGAGTACTCCGACGCCAGAAGAATCGTCCATATAACGAGAATATCCATCCGCATTGTGGACACGCAACCTCGGGGCAGCAGCCGCCCGACGCATACTGGACCCCGTCAATCAGCCATCAGATGAGCGAGGAGCCATGGGCAGAACCCTGAGCGAGAAGGTGTGGGACGATCACGTCGTCCGGTCGGCCGAAGGAGAGCCTGATCTCCTCTACATCGACCTCCAGCTCGTGCATGAGGTCACCAGCCCCCAGGCCTTCGAGGGCCTGCGGATGGCGGGGCGGAAGGTGCGCCGCACCGAGCTGACCCTGGCGACGGAGGATCACAACACCCCGACGCTCAACATCCTCGCCCCCATCGCCGACCCGGTATCCCGCAAGCAGGTCGACACGCTGCGCGCCAACGCCGCCGAGTTCGGCGTGCGCATCCACTCGCTGGGCGACAAGGACCAGGGCGTCGTGCACATCATCGGCCCCCAGCTCGGCGTCACCCAACCGGGCATGACGATCGTGTGCGGCGACTCGCACACCTCGACGCACGGCGCGTTCGGTGCGCTGGCCTACGGCATCGGTACCTCCGAGGTCGAGCACGTGCTCGCCACGCAGACCCTGCCTCAGGCGAAGCCGAAGACCATGGCCGTCAACATCAACGGCGAGCTGGCCGACGGCGTCACCGCCAAGGACGTCGTGCTGGCGCTGATCGCGAAGGTCGGCACCGGCGGCGGCCAGGGCTACATCGTCGAGTACCGCGGCACGACCATCGAGAACCTCTCGATGGAGGGCCGCATGACGATCTGCAACATGTCGATCGAGTGGGGCGCCAAGGCGGGCATGATCGCGCCCGACGACACGACGTTCGCCTACCTGAAGGGCCGCCCGCACGCGCCCGAGGGCGAGGACTGGGACGCCGCCGTCGAGTACTGGCGCACCCTGAAGACCGACGACGACGCCACGTTCGACGTCGAGGTCGACATCGACGCCGCCGCGCTGACCCCCTTCGTCACCTGGGGCACCAACCCCGGCCACGGCGTGCCGCTCGGCGGCGTCGTGCCCAGCCCGGAGGACTTCGACTCCGAGGTCGAGCAGGCGACCGCAGCCCGCGCGCTGGAGTACATGGCCCTGACGCCCGGCACCCCGATGCGCGACATCGCCGTCGACACCGTCTTCCTCGGCTCCTGCACCAACGGCCGCATCGAGGACCTGCGGCTCGCCGCGTCTGTCCTGAAGGGGCGCAAGAAGGCCGACAGCATCCGCATGCTCGTGGTCCCCGGCTCCGCCCGGGTCCGCCTGCAGGCCGAGACGGAGGGCCTCGACGAGGTCTTCAAGGAGTTCGGCGCCGAGTGGCGCGCGGCCGGCTGCTCGATGTGCCTCGGCATGAACCCCGACCAGCTCGCCCCGGGAGAGCGTTCGGCCTCCACCTCGAACCGCAACTTCGAGGGCCGCCAGGGCAAGGGCGGACGCACCCACCTGGTGTCTCCCGCCGTCGCAGCCGCCACCGCCGTCGCCGGCCATCTGGCCGCCCCCGCCGACCTCTGATCCAGGAAGAGAACATGGAAGCGTTCATCAACCACACCGGCATCGCGGTCCCGCTGCAGCGCAGCAACGTCGACACCGACCAGATCATCCCCGCCGTCTACCTGAAGCGCATCACGCGCACGGGCTTCGAGGACGGGCTGTTCGCCGCCTGGCGCAACGATCCCGAGTTCGTGCTCAACCGGGAGCCGTTCACCACCGGCACCATCCTGGTGCCGGGCCCCGACTTCGGGACCGGCTCCTCGCGCGAGCACGCCGTCTGGGCGCTGCAGAACTACGGCTTCAAGGTCGTCATCGGGTCGCGCTTCGGCGACATCTTCCGCTCCAACTCCGGCAAGGCCGGGCTCCTGGTCGCGCTCGTCACCGAGGAACAGGTCCGCGAGCTCTGGGCGGCCATCGAGGCCGACCCGGACGTCGAGACCACCGTCGACCTGCCGAGCCAGACCATCACGCGCGGCGACCTGACACTGAGCTTCACGATCGACGACTACACGAAGCACCGTCTCCTCAACGGCCTCGACGACGTCTCCATGACGCTGCAGCACGAGGACGAGATCGCGGCCTACGAGGCGCGTCGCCCGAGCTGGAAGCCGAAGACGATCCCGGCGCGCACCGCCGGCTGACAACCCTTCGTCGGCCCCGCTCCCCGGACGATCCCGGGTGGCGGGGCCGAATCACGCACACGCTGCGGCGCGGGCAGATACGGTGGGCCGGGATTGATTCCGGGGAGGCGAGATGGATCCGCATCAGTGGCTCGAGGACGTGGTCGGCGACGACGCGCTCGACTGGGTGAGGGAGCGTAACGCGCTGACCGTGGGCGAGTACGGCTCGAGCGACGACTTCGTCTCCCTCCGCGACGACCTGCTCGCGATCTACGACGCCGACGACCGGATCCCCGTCGTCAGGGCGCGCGGCGACCTGCTCTACAACTTCTGGCGCGACGGGGAACACCCACGCGGGCTGTGGCGCCGCACGACGCTCGACGAGTACCGAGGCCCCTCCCCGAAGTGGGAGACGGTCCTCGACCTCGACGCCCTGTGCGAGGCCGAGAACGAGAACTGGGTCTGGCACGGAGCCGACGTGCTGCGGCCCGGTAACCGGCGCGCGCTGATCTCGCTGTCGAGGGGCGGCGCCGACGCCGACGTCACCCGCGAGTTCGACCTGGAGACGCTCGGATTCGTCGAGGACGGGTTCCTCCGCCCGGAGTCGAAGGGCGGGCTCTCCTGGATCGACGACGACACGGTGTTCCTCGTGTCCGCCGACGGGCCGGAGACGGTGAACCTCGCGGGCTACGGGCGACTCGTCCGCCAGTGGCGCCGCGGGACGCCCATCGATTCGGCGGAGGTGGTCTTCGCGGGCCCCGCCGACAACAACGGCTACGGCATCTACCCGGGCCGCGACCATGCCGAGGGGTTCGAGCGCGACCTGCTCGTCCACTACCTCGACAGCCGCGACACCGCGCTGTACGTGCGGGCCATCGGCGAGGACGGGTTCACGAAGGTCGAGGCGCCCGACAGCGCCTCCAAGGACGTCCACCGGCAGTGGCTCACGATCGAGTTGCGCGAGCCGTGGACCGTCGAGGGCGTCACGTACCCGGCGGGAGCGCTGCTGGTCGCGCGGTTCGACGAGTGGCTCGCCGGGGACCGGCGCAGCCTCGAGATGGTCTTCGAGCCGACGGACACCACGTCGCTGGTCGGGGTGACCTACACCCGCGGCCACCTGGTCCTCAACGTGCTCGACGACGTGAAGAACGCGCTCGTGGTCCTCACACACGGCGGTGACGGATGGTCGAGGCGCCCGCTGGGCGGTGTGCCGGAGTTCGGCACCATCGCGGTCAGCGCCGTCGACGGGGATGAGAGCGACGGGCTGTGGCTCAGCGTCAACGACTACCTGACGCCGCCCTCCCTCCTGCTCGGCAGCGCCGACGCGGTGGCTCCTGCGCCGGAGGTCCTGAAGTCGCAGCCGGCCATGTTCGACGCGTCGCGGCACCTGGCCGAGCAGCGTTTCGTGGTCTCTCCCGACGGCACCCGCGTTCCGTACTTCGTGGTGCGTCCGAAGGATGCCCCCTTCGACGGCTCCACACCCACGCTGCTCTACGGCTACGGGGGCTTCGAGATCCCGCTGCTGCCGGGCTATTCCGGCGGTATCGGCAAGGGGTGGCTGGAGAAGGGCGGCGCCTACGTGGTCGCCAACATCCGGGGCGGCAGCGAGTACGGGCCGCGATGGCACCAGGCGGCTCTACGGGAGAACCGGCACCGCGCCTACGAGGACTTCGCCGCGGTCGCGCGGGACCTGGTGGCCACCGGCCTCACGTCGCCGGAGCACCTCGGCATGATGGGCGGCAGCAACGGCGGCCTGCTGGCCGGCAACATGCTCACGCAGTACCCGGAGCTGTTCGGCGCCATCGTCATCCGGGTCCCGCTGCTCGACATGCAGAGGTATCACACGCTGCTCGCCGGGGCGTCCTGGATGGCGGAGTATGGCGACCCGGACGACCCCGCCGACTGGGAGTTCATCCAGGGCTTCTCGCCGTACCACCTGTTCGACGCGGACCGCGAGTACCCGCCGACCCTCATCATGACCTCGACGCGCGACGACCGCGTCCATCCCGGGCATGCGCGCAAGTTCATGGCGAAGATGCTCGAGGCGGGCAAGGACGTGCGGTACTTCGAGAACATCGAGGGCGGGCACGGCGGGGCGGCCGACAACAGCCAGGCCGCCCGGATGGATGCCCTGTATCTCACGTTCCTCTGGCGTCAGCTGGCGGGCTGAGGTCGTCGGGCGGCCCGTCGCGGCTGGTGCCCTCTCGCGTGACGCGGTAGCGGTAGCCGAGGGGGCTGGTCCACAGGATCTCCCATGACCCGCCCTTGGCCGGCTCCCAGTGCTGCGTCACCTGCCAGAGGTCTGCGCTCTTGGCCCGGTGGAGGGTCCTGCCGAACGGGGCGAGGTTGCCCAGTCGCGTCTGCCCGCGCCGACCGTCGATGTAGGCGACGTTGTGGTCCACGTCGAGCCCGGCGCTGGAGCGGTTGGAGAAGGGGAACGGCTCGACGGGGAACGTCAGCTGCACGGCCCGCCGCATGCGGGGCGTGGGGTCGTGCCGGTCCTCCGGGGCCATCGCCACGGCGTCGATCACCGGCTGCACCGTGATCCGCGTGCCGGAGCCGTTGATGCCCTCGCCGAGGAACTGAGCCAGCAGGCGCGTGGTGATGTGCCCGGCCGCCTCGACGCGCGCGGCCGGGTCCAGCGTGCCGAGCGAGTCGCCGCTGATGTGCACCGCGATCCCCAGCCGCGGCGCAGCGAGCCTGAGGTCGGCCTCGGGTTCCCTGAGCTCGCATCCCGGTTCCCTGAGCTCGCATCCCGGTTCCCTGAGCTCGCATCCCGGTTCCCTGAGCTCGTCGAAGGGCATTGAGCTTGTCGAAACGTCCATGCCCGCGACGCCGGATATCAGCTCGCCGGCCGTCTCCCCACCGAGCGCGGAGGTCACCTCCACCAACGGTGCCTGACCGCTGGCGCGCTGCAGCAGCGCCAGCGCCATGGCCGGATGAGCCAGGATGCCGAGCGCCTTCGCGCGGAGTTCCGCGACGTCAGCTCGGGGTTGGTCGGGAGCAGGATCTCCGCCAGCCGGTTGACCGTGGCCATGAGGTACTTCGCGTCGAGGACGCCCATGACGGCCGACAGGTTGACGGCGCCCTCGAAGAAGCCCCACACGTACACGCCTCGGGTGGTGCGACGCTCCCGCTCGCGCTCGTACGCGGCTACGGGGTCGGCCTCGATGATGAGCCTGTCCAGCAGCTTCATAGCGCCCGAGTAGGAGAGCCTCAGCTGCCGCGGGAGCCACCGCTCGGTCACCTGCTCGGCCACCGTCGCGTCCAGAGCCGCGCAGCGGTGGGCGGCCGCTACCGCCCTGTGCACCTCGATCTCGTCGGCCTCGACAGCGGCCAGCACCGACGGGTGGCGGTACTTGAGGCGGACCGCGTCGATGACCTTCGACGCGGCCGCGTGGGCGGAGATGCCCAGCAGCCCGGCGACCTCCAGCGCGAGGTACTGCGACGCGCCGATCTCCTCGACGGTGCCCTGCACGATGCGCTGCCGGTCGGCGAGCGCCTCGATCATCTCCACGTCGTCGAAGCGGTACTCCTCGGCGAGTTCGATAAGCATCAGCAGGACCCCGGCCTCGTCCCGGCGGCGCGCACGATCGAAGCTGACAAGCCTGTCGGCCGCCCTCTTCACGCGCTCAACGTCCATGAACCCATGCTAGGTACACCCACCGACAATTTAGAACGGGCGAGTGATTCCGTGACAACACCTGTCAGTCTCCGGACAGCACCTGGATGCCGCGCGGCCGTCACTGGGAGCCGCTGGCTACGCTGATTGCGGGCCGTCCGGACGAGGAGTGATACAGATGGTGCTGATGACCGCTGACGGGTACCGGGTTCCGACGCTGACCGTGCGGGGGGCGGCGTGAGCGGGAAGCACATTGAACTGTTCCTGGTGGACGGTGAGCCTGGTGGGATCACCACCGCGGAGATCGCAGGCTGGACGGGGCATGTGCTCGCGGGTGCACGGTCCGACCTGGCACGCATCCTCAGACGCGACGAGGCGAACCGCAACGGCGCCTATCTACTGATCGGTGAGGACGAGGACGCGGTCGGCGGCATCCAGTGCTACATCGGTCGCACGGAGAACTTCGCGCAGCGGATCAGGAATCACGACGCCAACAAGGACTTCTGGGACCGCGTCGTGCTGATCAGCGCCAAGGACGATGTCTTCAACGAGGGGCACTGGGGTTACCTCGAGGCCCGCCTCGTGGAGCTGGCGCGGCTCGCGGAGCGGTCCACTCTGCCGAATATCCAGACACCGCAGGGCAGGAGGCTCTCCGAGGCACAGCAGTCGGACATGAATGCCTTCCTCTCCCAGTTGGAGATCGTGCTGCCAGTGCTGGGGGTGAACGTGCTCCGCATCCGACCTTCGAAGAAGGCAGCCGCGGCCCCTGTCGAGCCGGAGACGGCGGAGTCGCCGGTGTTCACCCTCGCCGATGCCAGGCACGGGGTGTCAGCCCGGGCCCAGGTCGATGGAGACGAGTTCACGATGCTGGCCGGATCGGTCATCGTCGGCACATGGTCGCGGGTGGGCAAGTCGGAGAGCACACGGAGGTCGTACGCGTCCCTTGCCCAGCGGCACGCCAAACTCGTCGCTGATGGTTCGATCCGCGTGGTGGGCGACACAGGCACCCTGACCCGCGACGTGGCCTTCAGCTCGCCCTCGACTGCGGGTGCAGTCGCACTGGGTCGCTCGTGCAACGGACGTATCAGCTGGCTCTGGGAAGAGGGCACGTATGCCCAGTGGGAAGCCAGGGGGCTCTGACCCGACACTCCACACGGGCCGGGGTCCCGATCGCCGACCGGGCGCAACTACGCTTGTCCCCATGCATCACCGTTGGCTTCCCCCGTCGATCCTCGGCCTCGCCGCGCTCTGCGCCGCCGTCATCGGGGGCTGGGCCGTCGTCGAGGGGGCAACGATCCTCGTGCTGCTCCCGGCCGTCGTGCTCGTCGCGGCCCTCGCCACGTGGCGGACCAAGGTCGGCGTGTGGGTGGCGTTCGGCGGGGCGGCGCTCGCGCTGATCGTCGGGATGGTGCTGGGCGACCTCGTCGAGGCGTACCTCCTGCCCGCGGCGCTGTTCGCCGCGATGGCCGCCGCGCTGAAGCTGGCGCCCCGCCGGGCGGAGGTCCGGGCATGAGCCGCGACCTGGCGACCCAGCCCTGGAAACGGCCGCTCTCGCAGGTCATCACCGAACCTGCCAGCCGCACGTTCCGCGGGCTCGCCCGGTTCGTCAACGCCGTCGTGCCGCTCGTGGCCAGGCGCCACTGGGAGGGCCAGGATCACATCCCGCAGACCGGCCCCGTGATCGTCGTCGCGACGCACATCTCCAATGCCGATCCCGTCCTGCTCGGCGAGTACCTCATCTGGTCCGGCCGCTGGGTCCACTACCTCGGCAAGTCGGACATCTGGAAGGTGCCCGTGCTCGGCTGGCTCGGCCGAGCCTGCGAGCAGATCCCCGTCTACCGCAACACCGAGCGGGCCTCGGAGTCGCTCGTGCACGCCCGCGAGGCGCTCGCGAAGGGGCAGCTCGTCGCGATCTACCCTGAGGGCACCATCACCCGCGACCCCGAGGGCTGGCCCATGACGGGCCGCCGGGGCGCCGCGCAGCTCGCCCTCATGACGGGAGCCCCTGTGGTTCCCGTGGTCCAGGTCGGCTCGGACAAGATCCTCGGCGGCCACCGGATCGAGCTGCGTCGCCTCTTCTCGGGCCGCCACGACGTGTACCTCAAGGCCGGCCCGGCCATCGACCTCGGCGGGTACGAGGGAAGAGAGCTGACCAAGGAGCTCGCCGACGAGGTCACCGACCGTTTCCTCGAGACTCTGACCGCAATGCGGGCCGAACTGACCGGCCTCACGCCGCCGGATGGCCGGTGGGACATGCGTGTCGGGGGCCGGGTGGCGGCGCAGTAGAGTGAGCCGCGCACTGAACCTAGGAGGACCCGTGACGGACCGGACCCACGTAGCGCTGATCTTCGGAGGGCAGTCGTCGGAGCACGGCATCTCCTGCCTGACCGCCGCCTCGGTGCTCGGCGCGCTGGACCCGGAACGCTTCGACGTCGTCGGCGTCGGCATCTCCAGGACCGGCAGGTGGACCCAGGTCCCGCTGGAGACCATCCGCGACTACCGCATCATCGACGGTGTCGCTCCCGAGGTCGCCGAGCCCGAGCACGTCGCCGTGTGGATGGTGGGGGAGGACGGCTGTCAGGTCGCGACCCGCGACACCAGCGAACACCTCGCCGACATCCACGACGTCGACGTCGCCTTCGCGCTGCTGCACGGCCCCTTCGGGGAGGACGGCACCATCCAGGGCATGTTCGAGATGATGGGCATCCGCTACGTCGGCAGCGGCGTGACGTCGTCGGCCATCGGCATGGACAAGCACTACATGAAGGTCGCCTTCGAGGCTGCCGGGCTGCCCGTGTGGCCGTACGTCGTCGCCACCGCGCACCGCCTGCGCCACCACCGCGAGCAGGTGCACGCCGAGGTAGCCGAGAAGCTGACCTATCCGCTCTTCGTCAAGCCCGCCCGCGGCGGCTCGTCCATCGGCATCAGCCGCGTCACGG is from Tessaracoccus palaemonis and encodes:
- a CDS encoding FUSC family protein, yielding MALRDSAREVFDHAVRIGPYKGGVRVAVRSAVCLGVPLIVLLLVGRLDLGMYASFAAFTSVYGRHDRYGERLWMQASAGVMLVSAMLLGTWMSYLDAPAPMRVLGVAVIASVVTWVAAVMKWHPPGGLFSAFASGTTAALPATLVSFSHVIVVGGCTVLFSLLVTAGLGVVRGRWRDLRGPAPRPTPNPQAVPVALTILVGSTLAGCAGLVVAAGHWYWAMVASVAALSGAYVTARVARGLQRLVGTLVGVLLAAGVMALGLPHWALVILAMVFQGIVEILMDHNYALAMLFATTIALIMVQMAVAADPAALVRDRVLDTFVGVTVGTVVAVASAALRRRMPQPDEA
- a CDS encoding IclR family transcriptional regulator produces the protein MDDSSGVGVLDKAAAVLSALEHNPLTLAGLVTATGLARPTAHRLAVALEHHRFVGRDLQGRFVLGPRLIELAESAGEDPLLATAGPILGRLRDITGESVQLFRRQGDQRICVAAVERPHGLRDTVPIGAQLPMNAGSAAQVLLAWEEPDKIEKLLDHASFSLATLQAVRRRGWAQSVAERETGVASVSAPVLAPSGKLIAAVSVSGPIERLTRSPGRLHAPAVLAAAERLSEVLRRSGAPE
- the leuC gene encoding 3-isopropylmalate dehydratase large subunit, encoding MGRTLSEKVWDDHVVRSAEGEPDLLYIDLQLVHEVTSPQAFEGLRMAGRKVRRTELTLATEDHNTPTLNILAPIADPVSRKQVDTLRANAAEFGVRIHSLGDKDQGVVHIIGPQLGVTQPGMTIVCGDSHTSTHGAFGALAYGIGTSEVEHVLATQTLPQAKPKTMAVNINGELADGVTAKDVVLALIAKVGTGGGQGYIVEYRGTTIENLSMEGRMTICNMSIEWGAKAGMIAPDDTTFAYLKGRPHAPEGEDWDAAVEYWRTLKTDDDATFDVEVDIDAAALTPFVTWGTNPGHGVPLGGVVPSPEDFDSEVEQATAARALEYMALTPGTPMRDIAVDTVFLGSCTNGRIEDLRLAASVLKGRKKADSIRMLVVPGSARVRLQAETEGLDEVFKEFGAEWRAAGCSMCLGMNPDQLAPGERSASTSNRNFEGRQGKGGRTHLVSPAVAAATAVAGHLAAPADL
- the leuD gene encoding 3-isopropylmalate dehydratase small subunit, whose amino-acid sequence is MEAFINHTGIAVPLQRSNVDTDQIIPAVYLKRITRTGFEDGLFAAWRNDPEFVLNREPFTTGTILVPGPDFGTGSSREHAVWALQNYGFKVVIGSRFGDIFRSNSGKAGLLVALVTEEQVRELWAAIEADPDVETTVDLPSQTITRGDLTLSFTIDDYTKHRLLNGLDDVSMTLQHEDEIAAYEARRPSWKPKTIPARTAG
- a CDS encoding prolyl oligopeptidase family serine peptidase, producing MDPHQWLEDVVGDDALDWVRERNALTVGEYGSSDDFVSLRDDLLAIYDADDRIPVVRARGDLLYNFWRDGEHPRGLWRRTTLDEYRGPSPKWETVLDLDALCEAENENWVWHGADVLRPGNRRALISLSRGGADADVTREFDLETLGFVEDGFLRPESKGGLSWIDDDTVFLVSADGPETVNLAGYGRLVRQWRRGTPIDSAEVVFAGPADNNGYGIYPGRDHAEGFERDLLVHYLDSRDTALYVRAIGEDGFTKVEAPDSASKDVHRQWLTIELREPWTVEGVTYPAGALLVARFDEWLAGDRRSLEMVFEPTDTTSLVGVTYTRGHLVLNVLDDVKNALVVLTHGGDGWSRRPLGGVPEFGTIAVSAVDGDESDGLWLSVNDYLTPPSLLLGSADAVAPAPEVLKSQPAMFDASRHLAEQRFVVSPDGTRVPYFVVRPKDAPFDGSTPTLLYGYGGFEIPLLPGYSGGIGKGWLEKGGAYVVANIRGGSEYGPRWHQAALRENRHRAYEDFAAVARDLVATGLTSPEHLGMMGGSNGGLLAGNMLTQYPELFGAIVIRVPLLDMQRYHTLLAGASWMAEYGDPDDPADWEFIQGFSPYHLFDADREYPPTLIMTSTRDDRVHPGHARKFMAKMLEAGKDVRYFENIEGGHGGAADNSQAARMDALYLTFLWRQLAG
- a CDS encoding DUF222 domain-containing protein, with the protein product MDVERVKRAADRLVSFDRARRRDEAGVLLMLIELAEEYRFDDVEMIEALADRQRIVQGTVEEIGASQYLALEVAGLLGISAHAAASKVIDAVRLKYRHPSVLAAVEADEIEVHRAVAAAHRCAALDATVAEQVTERWLPRQLRLSYSGAMKLLDRLIIEADPVAAYERERERRTTRGVYVWGFFEGAVNLSAVMGVLDAKYLMATVNRLAEILLPTNPELTSRNSARRRSASWLIRPWRWRCCSAPAVRHRWWR
- a CDS encoding GIY-YIG nuclease family protein — translated: MSGKHIELFLVDGEPGGITTAEIAGWTGHVLAGARSDLARILRRDEANRNGAYLLIGEDEDAVGGIQCYIGRTENFAQRIRNHDANKDFWDRVVLISAKDDVFNEGHWGYLEARLVELARLAERSTLPNIQTPQGRRLSEAQQSDMNAFLSQLEIVLPVLGVNVLRIRPSKKAAAAPVEPETAESPVFTLADARHGVSARAQVDGDEFTMLAGSVIVGTWSRVGKSESTRRSYASLAQRHAKLVADGSIRVVGDTGTLTRDVAFSSPSTAGAVALGRSCNGRISWLWEEGTYAQWEARGL
- a CDS encoding lysophospholipid acyltransferase family protein; amino-acid sequence: MSRDLATQPWKRPLSQVITEPASRTFRGLARFVNAVVPLVARRHWEGQDHIPQTGPVIVVATHISNADPVLLGEYLIWSGRWVHYLGKSDIWKVPVLGWLGRACEQIPVYRNTERASESLVHAREALAKGQLVAIYPEGTITRDPEGWPMTGRRGAAQLALMTGAPVVPVVQVGSDKILGGHRIELRRLFSGRHDVYLKAGPAIDLGGYEGRELTKELADEVTDRFLETLTAMRAELTGLTPPDGRWDMRVGGRVAAQ
- a CDS encoding D-alanine--D-alanine ligase family protein, which gives rise to MTDRTHVALIFGGQSSEHGISCLTAASVLGALDPERFDVVGVGISRTGRWTQVPLETIRDYRIIDGVAPEVAEPEHVAVWMVGEDGCQVATRDTSEHLADIHDVDVAFALLHGPFGEDGTIQGMFEMMGIRYVGSGVTSSAIGMDKHYMKVAFEAAGLPVWPYVVATAHRLRHHREQVHAEVAEKLTYPLFVKPARGGSSIGISRVTDPAQLDEAIDEAQKFDPKVVIEQGFTGARELECAVLGDPDSPDGCHASVIGEIRVKADDGFYDYEAKYFDEDGAALDAPADVTPELTATLQELAKRSFLAVDAEGLVRADFFVTPEGDAFINEVNTMPGFTQISMWPTLWQVSGHTYPELVGRLVQLALDRPVGLR